DNA from Chryseomicrobium sp. FSL W7-1435:
CTTCACGTGCATCGGTACGTTATCTTGCATCTTAGCTGCTGGAGTTCCCTCCCGCGGTGAGTAAATATACGTATAGGCTAGTTCAAAGCCTACCTCTTGATAGAGAGACAATGTTTCTTCAAATTGCTCCTCTGTCTCATTTGGAAAACCGACGATGATATCCGTAGAAAGAGACAAATTCGGTATACGTTCTTTCATACGACGAACTAGATCAAGATACTGTTCGCGACTGTACTTCCTCGCCATGATTTTCAGCACATCCGACGAACCTGATTGAACGGGTAAGTGAATATGTTCCACTAAATTTCCGCCTTGCGCTAGAACATCTATCAGATGATCATCAAAATCACGTGGATGACTCGTTGTGAAGCGAATTCGTGGAATATCAATTTTGTGTAAGTCGTTCATTAAGTCCGCAAGTCTGTAATTCATATCATCAAAATCTTTGCCGTAAGCATTTACATTCTGACCGAGCAATGTAACTTCTTTGTAACCCGCTGCAGCTAGCTCACGAACTTCTTGAATAATATCCACGGGCAATCGACTACGTTCTTTTCCTCTAGTGTAAGGAACGATGCAGTATGTACAGAACTTGTCACAGCCGTACATAATGTTGACCCATGCTTTGATCTGGCCTTTCCTCTTGCGCGGAAGGTTTTCAATGATATCCCCTTCTTTAGACCAGACTTCAATGACCATTTCTTTTGAGAGATAGGCTTCATGAAGAATGTGCGGTAAGCGGTGAATGTTATGCGTGCCAAAAATCATGTCCACTTGGTCATATGTTTTTAAGATCTTTTTAACCACTGCTTCTTCTTGAGACATACACCCGCAAACACCGATTAGTATATCGGGATTTTGCCGCTTCAATTTCTTGAAATGGCCAAGTTCACCAAAAACTTTGTTCTCAGCGTTTTCTCGAATGGCACATGTATTCAGTAATAAGACGTTTGCATCTTCTACAGTGTCAGTGGGTTGATAACCTAAACCGAGAAATATCCCTGCCATTACTTCTGTGTCATGTTCATTCATTTGACAACCATACGTACGAATATAAAACTTTCGGTTTTGACCCATTCCTCTAAATTGTTCATCTATAACAAAATCGGAATGATAGGCAATTGTTTCTTTTCCTCGTTTTTTTGCATCTTTTAATGAGGGCGGTTGATAGACGGTTTGAAAGTACTGACTGTAATCTTTTTCTACTTTTTCGGCAGGTTTGATTTGAGAGCTGTGCAACCTTGATTCTTCATTCATGGTTCCGCATCCCCTTTCATTC
Protein-coding regions in this window:
- the miaB gene encoding tRNA (N6-isopentenyl adenosine(37)-C2)-methylthiotransferase MiaB; its protein translation is MNEESRLHSSQIKPAEKVEKDYSQYFQTVYQPPSLKDAKKRGKETIAYHSDFVIDEQFRGMGQNRKFYIRTYGCQMNEHDTEVMAGIFLGLGYQPTDTVEDANVLLLNTCAIRENAENKVFGELGHFKKLKRQNPDILIGVCGCMSQEEAVVKKILKTYDQVDMIFGTHNIHRLPHILHEAYLSKEMVIEVWSKEGDIIENLPRKRKGQIKAWVNIMYGCDKFCTYCIVPYTRGKERSRLPVDIIQEVRELAAAGYKEVTLLGQNVNAYGKDFDDMNYRLADLMNDLHKIDIPRIRFTTSHPRDFDDHLIDVLAQGGNLVEHIHLPVQSGSSDVLKIMARKYSREQYLDLVRRMKERIPNLSLSTDIIVGFPNETEEQFEETLSLYQEVGFELAYTYIYSPREGTPAAKMQDNVPMHVKKDRLHRLNAVVNELSAQALLKHQDEFVEVLVEGESKKNPEVLAGYTRKSKLVNFTGPKELIGKLVLVKITEAKTWSLNGEFVELANTEKVELV